From a single Nostoc sp. MS1 genomic region:
- a CDS encoding carbonic anhydrase yields the protein MSVSGIVIANSMAIADNQKSIQWGYTGHNSPENWGSLSPSYQMCDIGKNQSPINITTSVDANLPSIKFNYKTLSTEILNKGQTVQVNVESGSSIVVDGVTYALKQYHFHTPSENHIAGKSFPLEAHFVHADAKGNLAVIAVMFAEGKANSQLAELWQKMPMKAGENSVLKGDVKNLHSLLPQNQEYYRFNGSLTTPPCSEGVKWMVMKEPLTVSKEQVEKFSLAVNGTNNRPVQPQNARIIIR from the coding sequence TTGTCGGTTAGTGGTATAGTAATTGCCAACAGTATGGCGATCGCCGACAATCAAAAAAGTATACAGTGGGGCTATACAGGCCACAACAGCCCTGAAAATTGGGGATCTCTGTCTCCTAGTTATCAAATGTGCGACATCGGTAAAAATCAGTCGCCTATCAATATCACTACTTCAGTAGACGCAAACCTGCCGTCGATTAAGTTTAATTACAAAACATTATCTACGGAGATTCTTAATAAAGGCCAGACCGTACAGGTGAATGTCGAATCTGGTAGCAGCATTGTGGTGGATGGAGTCACCTATGCACTTAAACAGTACCACTTTCATACACCAAGTGAAAACCACATTGCAGGTAAAAGTTTTCCCCTGGAAGCGCACTTCGTTCACGCCGATGCTAAGGGCAACCTAGCTGTTATAGCTGTAATGTTTGCAGAAGGGAAAGCTAATTCTCAACTAGCCGAGCTTTGGCAAAAAATGCCGATGAAAGCAGGTGAAAATTCTGTACTTAAAGGAGATGTAAAAAATCTTCACAGCCTTCTCCCACAAAATCAGGAATATTACCGTTTTAACGGATCTTTAACAACACCACCATGTTCGGAAGGTGTCAAATGGATGGTAATGAAAGAACCATTAACCGTTTCCAAAGAGCAGGTAGAAAAATTTTCACTTGCCGTAAACGGAACTAACAATCGCCCTGTGCAACCGCAAAATGCACGCATAATCATCAGATGA
- a CDS encoding SagB/ThcOx family dehydrogenase, translated as MPEIYQSIAQHYHERTKYDPETLASKSQRLDWAKQPVPFKEYKIGSAIDLKPYLQEPPEAFVNDSHGQWWQRLSRLLFRSYGLTARMPSMGNTVYLRAAPSAGGLYPAEVYVVSRGTPLLAPGLYNYQCRTHSLMHYWESDVWQSLQEACFWHPSLESTQLAIIVTAVFYRSAWRYEDRAYRRICLDTGHLLGNIELASAIADYRPHLIGGFIDEAVNDLLYIDPLQEGAIAVLPLADLLDIKQNLPRSCTALPSATETTYPQIPDGELLKYFHRHTQISPGVTGKLNLPAVKQEKSLEDKYNFPFCLKIPTVTTPIYWGEKLADLEMTMHKRRSTRAYNGEELTFDELKALLDFTYQPQNYIDQNLDNSPDYFDLNLIETFIVVCGVKGLEAGCYYYAPKAQELRQIRFKNFRRELHFLCLGQELGRDAAAVIFHTSDLKSAIAQYGDRVYRYLHMDAGHLGQRLNLAAVHLNLGVCGIGGFFDDHVNDVLGIPTDEAVVYITTLGRTR; from the coding sequence CAGTCGATCGCTCAACATTATCACGAACGTACTAAATATGACCCTGAGACCCTTGCTTCTAAAAGTCAGAGGTTAGATTGGGCTAAACAACCAGTGCCGTTTAAGGAGTATAAAATCGGTTCGGCTATTGACCTCAAGCCCTACTTACAAGAACCACCAGAGGCATTCGTTAATGATTCTCATGGTCAGTGGTGGCAAAGGCTTTCGCGGTTGCTGTTTCGCAGTTATGGGTTGACAGCAAGAATGCCTTCTATGGGTAACACGGTATACTTACGTGCTGCGCCTAGTGCGGGGGGGTTGTATCCGGCTGAGGTGTATGTGGTATCCCGTGGTACGCCATTATTAGCGCCAGGGCTGTATAACTATCAATGCCGGACTCATTCCTTGATGCACTATTGGGAAAGTGATGTTTGGCAAAGTTTGCAGGAGGCTTGTTTCTGGCATCCGTCTTTGGAAAGTACCCAATTAGCAATTATTGTCACAGCCGTTTTCTATCGTTCAGCGTGGCGTTATGAAGACCGGGCTTACCGTCGCATTTGTTTAGATACGGGACATCTTTTAGGTAATATTGAGTTAGCATCTGCGATCGCTGATTATCGTCCTCACTTAATCGGTGGTTTTATCGATGAAGCAGTCAATGATCTACTGTATATTGACCCGTTACAAGAAGGTGCGATCGCTGTCTTACCCTTAGCAGACTTATTAGATATTAAACAAAATTTACCACGCAGTTGTACAGCCCTGCCCTCAGCCACAGAGACAACCTACCCACAAATTCCCGATGGTGAACTATTAAAGTATTTTCATCGCCATACCCAAATTTCCCCAGGTGTCACTGGCAAACTGAATTTACCAGCCGTTAAACAAGAAAAATCATTAGAAGATAAATATAATTTCCCTTTTTGTCTAAAAATTCCCACCGTCACCACACCCATATACTGGGGAGAAAAACTGGCTGACTTGGAAATGACGATGCACAAGCGCCGCTCTACTCGTGCTTACAATGGTGAGGAACTAACTTTCGATGAACTCAAAGCCTTACTAGACTTTACTTATCAACCCCAAAATTATATTGACCAAAATTTAGATAATTCCCCAGATTATTTTGATCTAAATTTAATTGAAACTTTTATTGTTGTGTGCGGTGTTAAAGGACTAGAGGCTGGTTGTTATTATTACGCACCCAAAGCCCAAGAATTAAGACAAATTCGCTTTAAAAACTTCCGCCGAGAGTTACATTTTCTTTGTTTAGGGCAGGAACTTGGCAGAGATGCCGCCGCAGTAATTTTTCATACATCTGATTTGAAATCTGCGATCGCACAATATGGTGATCGTGTTTATCGTTATTTACACATGGATGCTGGACATTTAGGACAACGTCTTAATTTAGCAGCAGTTCATCTAAATTTAGGTGTGTGTGGTATTGGTGGCTTCTTTGATGACCATGTGAATGATGTTCTTGGTATTCCTACTGATGAAGCAGTAGTTTATATTACTACATTAGGAAGGACAAGATAA